The Lysinibacter cavernae genome has a window encoding:
- a CDS encoding helix-turn-helix domain-containing protein, translating to MAPADDAETGIHCRLDELLAERAMTLTQLSEIVDISIVNLSVLKNDRARAIRYSTLSAICEALNCEVGELLVRRVS from the coding sequence GTGGCGCCCGCCGATGACGCCGAGACGGGCATCCACTGCCGCCTCGATGAGCTGCTCGCCGAACGGGCCATGACGCTCACTCAGCTCAGCGAAATCGTTGATATCTCGATTGTGAATCTCTCGGTGCTGAAAAACGACAGGGCAAGGGCTATCCGATATTCGACGCTGTCCGCAATTTGCGAAGCGCTGAACTGCGAGGTTGGTGAACTCTTGGTCCGCCGCGTGTCCTAA
- a CDS encoding ATP-binding cassette domain-containing protein, with translation MIQLEDVSKDYDGHHVLGPVSATIAQGGITSLIGPNGAGKSTMLTVIGRLLEPTTGTVTVGGLDVRASKSQDLAKVVSILRQENHMTARLRVRELVAFGRFPHSKGRLTDADKQLVDEAINFLNLEPLADRFLDQLSGGQRQRAYVAMVLAQDTTYVLLDEPLNNLDMKHSVLMMRQLRRAADELGKTIVLIIHDVNMAAAYSDRMIALRDGRLIHSGTPNEIMTDETLTDVFDTPIRVHQIEGYPTAVYAR, from the coding sequence GTGATCCAGCTCGAAGACGTTTCAAAGGACTATGACGGACACCACGTGCTTGGACCAGTTTCGGCAACCATCGCGCAGGGAGGCATTACCTCACTGATCGGGCCAAATGGTGCAGGTAAGTCAACCATGCTCACCGTCATCGGCCGGCTGCTTGAGCCAACAACGGGAACCGTGACGGTTGGCGGGCTGGATGTTCGGGCCAGCAAATCCCAAGACCTTGCGAAGGTGGTCTCCATCCTTCGGCAAGAAAACCATATGACGGCTCGGCTACGGGTCCGCGAGCTTGTCGCTTTTGGACGCTTCCCGCATTCCAAGGGTCGACTCACGGATGCGGACAAGCAGCTGGTGGACGAAGCCATTAACTTTCTGAACCTTGAACCGCTTGCGGACCGCTTCCTCGACCAGCTTTCGGGTGGGCAGCGCCAACGCGCTTATGTCGCGATGGTCCTTGCCCAAGACACAACCTATGTGCTGCTTGACGAGCCGCTCAATAACCTCGATATGAAACACTCGGTGCTCATGATGCGCCAGCTTCGGCGGGCTGCCGACGAGCTTGGCAAAACCATCGTGCTTATCATCCACGACGTGAATATGGCCGCTGCCTACTCTGATCGGATGATTGCGCTTCGAGATGGGCGGCTCATCCATAGCGGCACCCCAAACGAGATCATGACGGACGAGACGCTCACCGACGTGTTTGACACCCCGATCCGGGTGCATCAGATTGAGGGCTACCCAACTGCGGTATATGCGCGTTAG
- a CDS encoding iron chelate uptake ABC transporter family permease subunit, with translation MSVPDAVAAGGTSRSIAVGWLTPKKRLVLMSAICVVAALCFVFLLVRGSWDFTVPRRATMLGAMAVAACTQGIATVLFHTVTHNRILTPSIVGFDSLYVLMQTVTVFLFGGTAIAATEGIPKLLAQTALMVVFATVLYGWLFSGRFGSLYLLLLVGVVLGLSFQSVSTFLQRLLSPTEYDMLSVELFGRISAVKPDYLPLAFGICAVVCLVVWTRRHQLDVLLLGREHATNLGVNHRRELILMLVIVALLISFSTALVGPMTFYGFIVATLTYQVAGDYRHQYVLPMAFLLGFLTLVVAQFVMQHVFYAGGLLTVLIEFVGGLLFLVVLLRKKGAV, from the coding sequence ATGTCAGTGCCTGATGCCGTTGCCGCCGGGGGCACGTCCCGGAGTATCGCGGTTGGTTGGCTGACGCCAAAGAAGCGACTCGTTCTTATGTCCGCGATTTGTGTCGTTGCCGCGCTCTGCTTTGTGTTTTTGCTGGTTCGGGGGTCGTGGGACTTTACGGTGCCGCGCCGCGCGACGATGCTTGGGGCCATGGCGGTTGCCGCATGTACGCAGGGGATCGCGACGGTTCTTTTTCACACGGTGACGCACAACCGCATCCTGACACCGTCGATCGTTGGTTTTGATTCGCTGTACGTGCTCATGCAGACGGTCACCGTTTTTCTGTTTGGCGGAACCGCGATTGCCGCGACGGAGGGCATCCCGAAGCTGCTCGCGCAGACGGCGCTCATGGTTGTATTTGCCACCGTGCTCTACGGGTGGCTGTTTTCGGGTCGCTTCGGGAGTCTGTATCTCTTGCTGCTCGTGGGCGTTGTGCTCGGGCTCTCGTTTCAATCGGTTTCGACGTTCCTGCAACGATTGCTGTCGCCAACGGAGTACGACATGCTCTCGGTGGAACTTTTTGGCAGGATCAGCGCCGTGAAACCAGACTACTTACCGCTCGCGTTTGGAATCTGCGCCGTTGTTTGCCTGGTCGTGTGGACCCGGCGTCACCAGCTTGACGTGCTCTTGCTTGGCCGCGAGCACGCGACAAACTTGGGGGTGAATCATCGACGAGAGCTCATCCTGATGCTCGTGATTGTTGCGCTGCTTATCTCGTTTTCGACGGCCCTTGTTGGCCCGATGACGTTCTATGGCTTTATCGTTGCGACCTTGACCTACCAGGTCGCCGGCGATTACCGCCACCAGTACGTGTTGCCTATGGCGTTCCTGCTCGGCTTCCTCACGCTCGTGGTTGCGCAGTTTGTGATGCAGCACGTGTTTTATGCCGGCGGACTGCTCACCGTGCTCATCGAATTTGTTGGGGGACTCCTGTTCCTCGTTGTGCTGCTCAGAAAGAAAGGCGCCGTGTGA
- a CDS encoding ABC transporter permease, with translation MNPRNRRILFAATAAVVAVLVVLSLFVGGYDITPTTLLNDPAAAEMFLISRVPRTLALIFAAVAMSVSGVIMQLLTQNRFVEPTTAGTSQWAGLGVLTALILLPSAPPLLKMVVATAFAFVGTLIFVLVLRRISAKGSAIVPLVGIMLGAVVSSATTFLASETDLLQSMSSWRSGGFSGIVRGFYEPLWAVALIAVLAFVLADRFTVAGLGKDLAINVGLNYNLIVFLGISMVALAAGVTAVVVGFIPFLGLIVPNAVSLVLGDNMRRNLPWVALVGSGLMLACDLIGRVVVAPMEIPASVILGAIGAVLFIFLVLKQRRYVSA, from the coding sequence ATGAACCCCCGAAACAGGCGGATCCTCTTTGCCGCCACGGCAGCCGTCGTGGCGGTTCTTGTTGTGCTCTCACTCTTTGTTGGCGGCTATGACATCACGCCCACAACACTCCTGAACGATCCGGCAGCCGCCGAAATGTTCTTGATCTCAAGGGTGCCCCGCACGCTCGCGCTCATCTTCGCCGCGGTGGCAATGAGCGTCTCTGGCGTCATTATGCAGTTGCTCACGCAAAACCGTTTTGTCGAGCCGACCACGGCAGGAACAAGCCAGTGGGCAGGCCTTGGTGTCCTGACAGCCCTCATCCTGTTGCCAAGCGCGCCACCGCTGCTCAAGATGGTGGTCGCGACCGCGTTTGCGTTTGTTGGAACGCTCATTTTTGTTCTCGTGCTTCGCCGCATTTCGGCAAAGGGTTCTGCAATTGTGCCGCTTGTTGGCATCATGCTCGGCGCCGTTGTGAGCTCGGCAACCACATTTCTGGCGAGTGAAACTGACCTGCTGCAGTCGATGTCATCCTGGCGGTCTGGCGGATTTTCTGGCATCGTGCGCGGATTCTATGAGCCGTTATGGGCGGTGGCGCTCATCGCAGTGCTCGCCTTTGTGCTTGCTGACCGGTTTACGGTTGCCGGCCTCGGAAAGGACCTTGCCATCAACGTCGGTTTAAATTACAACCTCATTGTGTTCCTCGGCATCAGCATGGTTGCGCTCGCGGCAGGTGTCACAGCCGTTGTTGTTGGATTCATCCCGTTTCTTGGGCTGATCGTTCCCAACGCTGTCTCGCTGGTGCTTGGCGACAACATGCGCCGGAATCTCCCGTGGGTCGCTCTCGTCGGCAGTGGCCTTATGCTTGCCTGCGACCTCATCGGCCGTGTGGTGGTGGCGCCCATGGAGATTCCTGCGTCGGTCATCCTCGGAGCAATCGGGGCTGTCCTCTTTATCTTCCTTGTGCTGAAGCAGCGTCGCTATGTCAGTGCCTGA
- a CDS encoding siderophore ABC transporter substrate-binding protein yields MLLRTRSLTAIGTAILGVTLFITGCSGAETKAEPADASAAKTVSITTNDGTVDVPVAPERVVALDNTSFETLRDWGITPVALPKGLLPDEGFDDWIADTSILDIGTHREPNLELVSEAKPDLILGGYRFTDYQDDLESIGLTVDIAASDEYADGWVESLKTQTTTLGKIFDKSDDAAKLVSDLESAEEKAATATGGETVFLAVVSGGKIDNGAERIGRILEPLNLNDVFAGEAGDIHGDSGLAPETIAAANPDWAIVMDRDAAAGEEGASPAKQIVDAQEALAKTTFVTKDQIIYLDPFFYTREGIQAYTETYQQVADAFSAAS; encoded by the coding sequence TTGTTACTACGAACACGCTCACTCACGGCTATCGGAACGGCGATCCTGGGGGTGACACTGTTTATTACCGGATGCTCTGGTGCAGAGACCAAAGCCGAACCCGCGGACGCATCAGCCGCAAAAACGGTTTCAATCACCACAAACGACGGAACTGTTGACGTTCCAGTGGCGCCTGAGCGAGTGGTTGCCCTCGATAACACCTCGTTTGAGACGCTTCGCGACTGGGGCATAACCCCGGTTGCGCTCCCAAAGGGGCTCCTTCCTGACGAAGGCTTTGACGATTGGATCGCTGACACAAGCATCCTCGATATTGGAACCCACCGCGAGCCAAATCTTGAACTGGTGAGCGAAGCCAAGCCAGACCTCATCCTTGGCGGCTACCGCTTCACTGATTATCAAGACGACCTTGAATCGATTGGTCTCACGGTGGACATCGCGGCGAGCGACGAATACGCCGACGGATGGGTCGAATCGCTCAAGACGCAGACCACAACGCTTGGCAAAATCTTTGATAAGAGTGATGACGCTGCCAAACTCGTGAGCGATCTCGAATCGGCCGAGGAAAAGGCCGCAACGGCCACCGGCGGAGAAACAGTCTTCCTCGCGGTTGTTTCCGGCGGCAAGATCGATAACGGAGCCGAGCGTATCGGCCGCATCCTTGAGCCGCTGAATCTCAACGATGTATTCGCTGGCGAGGCAGGCGACATCCACGGTGATTCGGGGCTTGCCCCCGAGACGATTGCCGCGGCCAATCCCGACTGGGCGATCGTGATGGATCGCGACGCGGCAGCTGGCGAAGAAGGAGCCTCGCCAGCAAAGCAGATTGTGGATGCCCAAGAAGCGCTCGCAAAGACCACCTTTGTGACGAAGGATCAGATCATTTACCTCGATCCGTTCTTCTACACTCGCGAGGGAATCCAGGCCTACACCGAAACGTACCAGCAGGTCGCTGACGCATTTTCGGCGGCGAGCTAG
- a CDS encoding pirin family protein codes for MSNIEANPVEVDTPCSGVHTNTTESQLAPVTVIPSRDVPLGGVRAMNVRRTLPHRERSTIGAWCFVDHYGPDDVSEGPGMVVPPHPHTGLQTVSWLFDGEIEHRDSVGSHQYVRPGELNLMTAGHGISHSEVSTRNTTYLHGVQLWTVLPNASRNVAPHFEHHVATHTRIDTTEVIVFMGELAGAFTKATTYSPLLGAELRIPANTSVRIPTAAEFEHGILVDSGTITLNQQPVDRYALGIVNPGQTHLELHTGDAPARLILLGGEPLDESIVMWWNFIGRSHDEIVAMRDEWQSEVVDAGPAADPQGRFGVVSGYDGAALPAPVTPIARLKPRKR; via the coding sequence ATGAGCAACATTGAAGCGAACCCGGTCGAGGTTGACACCCCGTGTAGCGGCGTACACACCAACACGACGGAGTCGCAGTTGGCACCAGTCACGGTAATCCCCTCCCGTGACGTACCGCTCGGCGGGGTTCGGGCGATGAACGTGCGGCGAACGCTCCCTCATCGCGAGCGCAGCACCATCGGCGCCTGGTGTTTTGTTGACCACTACGGCCCTGACGATGTCTCAGAAGGCCCGGGCATGGTCGTGCCACCTCACCCCCACACCGGATTGCAAACCGTGAGCTGGCTCTTTGACGGGGAAATCGAGCACAGGGACAGCGTAGGCAGCCACCAGTACGTGCGGCCAGGTGAACTCAACCTTATGACGGCAGGCCACGGCATCAGTCACTCAGAGGTGTCAACACGCAACACAACATATTTGCACGGAGTCCAGCTCTGGACGGTTCTTCCCAACGCGTCACGGAATGTCGCCCCACACTTTGAGCATCACGTCGCGACACACACGCGCATCGACACGACAGAGGTCATCGTGTTTATGGGCGAGCTCGCAGGCGCATTTACCAAGGCAACCACGTACAGCCCGCTCCTCGGGGCTGAGCTTCGGATTCCAGCGAACACAAGCGTTCGTATCCCGACCGCAGCAGAGTTTGAGCACGGCATCCTCGTTGATAGCGGAACGATAACCCTGAACCAGCAGCCGGTCGATCGCTACGCACTCGGCATCGTGAACCCAGGCCAGACCCACCTCGAATTGCACACGGGCGACGCCCCTGCCCGGCTTATCTTGCTCGGAGGCGAACCGCTCGACGAAAGTATCGTCATGTGGTGGAACTTCATCGGCAGGAGCCACGACGAAATTGTGGCGATGCGTGACGAGTGGCAATCAGAGGTCGTGGATGCCGGACCAGCCGCCGATCCCCAAGGGCGCTTTGGCGTCGTGAGCGGTTACGACGGTGCGGCGCTTCCGGCACCGGTCACGCCGATCGCACGGCTCAAGCCGCGCAAACGCTAG